In one window of Chanodichthys erythropterus isolate Z2021 chromosome 23, ASM2448905v1, whole genome shotgun sequence DNA:
- the h1-0 gene encoding histone H1.0 — protein MAETAATPASKPKKAKSSKKATSHPKYSEMIKAAIAADRSRSGASRQSIQKYVKNHYKVGDNADSQIKLALKRLVASGLLRHTKGIGASGSFKLAKADDVKKPEKPKPAPVKVKKPAKAAAKPKKAPKPKKVAKSPAKTKKAAEKKVKKVAEKKKTPVKAKKVVKKAKVAKPAKASKAKKVKTAKPKPKTAARKTGKKK, from the coding sequence ATGGCTGAGACGGCAGCTACCCCCGCATCCAAGCCCAAGAAGGCGAAAAGCTCCAAGAAAGCGACGTCGCATCCCAAATACTCTGAGATGATCAAAGCTGCCATCGCCGCCGACCGGAGCCGCAGCGGCGCGTCGCGTCAGTCCATCCAGAAGTACGTGAAAAACCACTACAAGGTTGGAGACAACGCCGACTCCCAGATCAAACTCGCCCTGAAGCGTTTGGTGGCCAGCGGGCTCCTTCGCCACACCAAGGGCATCGGGGCTTCGGGCTCCTTCAAACTGGCCAAAGCTGATGATGTCAAGAAGCCAGAGAAACCCAAACCAGCACCCGTGAAAGTCAAGAAGCCAGCCAAAGCCGCTGCCAAACCCAAGAAAGCCCCCAAGCCCAAGAAAGTGGCGAAATCCCCAGCGAAAACTAAGAAAGCCGCTGAGAAGAAAGTGAAGAAGGTGGCGGAGAAGAAGAAAACGCCTGTCAAAGCCAAGAAAGTTGTCAAGAAGGCGAAGGTGGCCAAACCTGCCAAGGCGAGCAAAGCCAAGAAGGTGAAAACGGCGAAACCCAAACCCAAAACAGCGGCCAGGAAAACGGGGAAGAAGAAGTGA